One stretch of Argiope bruennichi chromosome 3, qqArgBrue1.1, whole genome shotgun sequence DNA includes these proteins:
- the LOC129962917 gene encoding solute carrier family 35 member G1-like, which translates to MNFNTRDLVLALLCAFLGSVKGLLVSKVKSLGPIEIFGLRSLGATCLIIPIIIFWNYKLWYDYKSNLILLARSIVGNIAVCSYYFGFAYLPIAEASLLFYSTPVFTIFIGCIFLKEKCGLSEMVSVIFSLLGIILVCFPDFTFDSARGTTDTFKGVAGSIIGAIAQAVALAVVRKITFIPPAVVSFWWALVGIPFSAALNSLHTGRLHSWECGMEAWILILIAVIGFVSELCLVAALKSTDAVIVSIALTSEILWAFILQIYVNNEWPEFWCILGGMAIVFSISLSPIVTCISSKKSKFDVGNEQSENVTN; encoded by the coding sequence ATGAATTTCAATACTCGTGACTTGGTTTTGGCTCTATTGTGTGCCTTCCTTGGTAGCGTTAAAGGTTTGCTAGtatcaaaagtaaaatctttGGGGCCAATTGAAATTTTTGGACTAAGAAGCTTAGGAGCAACATGTCTCATTATACCCATAATCATTTTCTGGAACTATAAACTATGGTACGACTACAAAAGTAATTTGATACTTCTAGCAAGATCGATTGTTGGTAACATAGCCGTTTGTAGCTACTATTTTGGCTTCGCTTATCTGCCAATTGCTGAAGCATCACTTCTGTTTTATTCAACGCCTGTATTCACAATCTTTATTGGATGCATATTTCTGAAGGAAAAATGTGGACTAAGTGAAATGGTATCTGTCATCTTTTCATTATTGGGAATCATACTGGTGTGTTTTCCAGACTTCACATTTGATTCAGCCAGAGGTACTACAGATACTTTCAAAGGCGTGGCTGGATCAATTATTGGTGCCATTGCGCAAGCCGTTGCATTAGCTGTGGtcagaaaaataactttcatacCTCCAGCAGTAGTTAGTTTCTGGTGGGCTCTAGTAGGAATTCCATTTTCTGCTGCTCTCAACAGTCTTCACACTGGAAGACTTCATTCCTGGGAATGTGGGATGGAAGCCTGGATCCTCATATTGATTGCTGTGATAGGTTTCGTTAGTGAACTATGCCTCGTAGCGGCATTGAAATCAACTGATGCTGTTATTGTATCAATAGCACTTACATCGGAGATTTTATGGGCTTTCATTCTACAAATATATGTGAATAATGAATGGCCAGAATTTTGGTGTATTCTTGGAGGTATGGCAATTGTGTTTTCTATTTCTTTGTCACCTATAGTTACTTGCATATCTTCGAAAAAAAGCAAGTTTGATGTCGGTAATGAACAATCTGAAAATGTTACCAATTAA